One Arachis hypogaea cultivar Tifrunner chromosome 18, arahy.Tifrunner.gnm2.J5K5, whole genome shotgun sequence genomic window, TGTCGGACCGCCAAATCTTTGGAGACCTATTTTGGGTATTACTCATTGAGAAAATTCTATGGCAAAAATTTTGGATCATGCAGCATCATCAATATGGCAAAATTTCTAGGATAACGATAACAATAACGATAACGACGatacatataagaagaagacgacgatgctataatgatgatgatcatgatgatgaagatgatggagaagaaggaggaaaaggaagaaaGGAGAAAAAAGTCCAacgaaaaaagaaggagaaggaggaggaggagttggtggtgttggtgatgacgataacgaaagagaaaataatgaaaaagaaggaaaagaaaaagaagacgaagtgtcaggagaagaagaagaagaagaagaagaagaatgtgcagGGTGCGAGAATATAAATGACCTATATGAACTTATATGTGTAAATGACTTATATGTGGAGAATAATTGTTAAAACATTCTATTAATACATGTTAGTTAAACCTAAGAAAAAGTTTACAGTGATTAAGATATAGTCAAGTGGGAGCAGTGGTGATTCCCTTGGTGGTTTTACTGGAGTTGTGGAATTACCAACACTATTGGTCCAGCTATGGGAATTGAAGCATTCAAGTATGTTACTTGTTGTCTTAACGGGACTGTTCCCTCGATTATGTAGCCTTAAGATTCATGActaagcttttttttttctaatcatGATGACTAAGCTTGATACTAAAGTtatcaattttatgattatttgttttttttttcctggttGGTGACTTTATCCTTCGCCCATCAAGTTAAGAACTAATTCATTGCCGATCGAAGTTCCATTTAAGGTCAATGAGTTGCTTCACGCACAAGGCAAATTCAAACCCTAACACTTGCTTAAACAGATTAATAAACTaaccattaatttttttattttttggacacAACCATCCCAAGTTTGTTACTATGCTTTTTTCATTATATGGGCTCTTCATTCTGGAAAGAAGCTTTTTTAGAGATTTTGGGCCTATCTCTCACTGCATGGCTatgatttatttgtttatttctgTGTCTTACTGGTTTTTAAGTgcagttatttttattttcttgtctGCTTGGAGGTACTGGAAAAATCTTCAAAAACTGATTCCAGGTCAGTATATGTATATCACCAGCACTATTTCATGCTCCAGGAAAGCTGAATTTTATTTAAGATAAATCAAATCGTTTCAATaccacaaaatatatatatatatatatatatatcgaatcAATTCAAAGTGGTAtagagttattttttttatgtctaTTTGGGTTCAAATAGAATCAGATTAGGCGGAACACCATGTTATTACCAATGGCATATTAAGTTGCATTTATGAGATGCACTGTGTTTAAGCTTTCTATTTTTGTTTCACATCATTTCACATTTTCACTTATAGGACATGAAAGATATATATTCGGTGAAGTTTGGGGGAAAAATGTTTCCTTATTGTTTACCATCTCTAtgtatgtaaaaatggagaagccTATGATTGTTACAGTTGGGATGCGTTATGCTGTTATATACATATTCACCTTTAAATACACTAAAATCTTTTATggaaatacaaactcaaaaaaaaaatatttatttgtgtTATTACTTATTTGtggtattaaattaaatatataaaagatcATTTCTTTAATTCTTTTACAACAGTTAAACTAAAACACAGTCCCCTAAGATAAGGGTCTCATAAAGTTCTATGATAACATATGATTGTGTAACTGTAACTTAAATCTAGACTTTGAATCTatgacaccaaaaaaaaaatctattgaaAATTGTAAATAATAGTAATTACAAGTCAATGAAAATACTTAGTGAAGGGAACAATTAGATAGAATTAGCTAGTAGCATCACTTTAGAATTCTCAAATGACAAATATGTTGCTAAAAAGACACTTTTGTTGGATAGAGAGTGCTGCAGGATTGATTGAAAAAGCACTTATTTTATACTAGAAGTTAAAAATCTTATCTAAATTTCTCACCCTTGAAATTGCATACTTGCATGGAATTATATGAAGAGCACTACAGATTTTCAAAAAACTCACTAAAAGTGTTGACTGTGTAATCAAAAGAGTCATAGGTGCAGTTTGCCTTTAATGAAGAAAGTTAAGAGTAAAGGAAGGCGCTTTATTTTGTAGATTGTTCCCTCCTTCTTTATGAGCTAATGCCTTTTTCATATTCATCATTTTATTATGTTATGTAATGCCTTCTGGATTCCACTTCACAACCACCATCAACAGCCATGGAACTAATTAACTCATCAAGCACTCCATGAAGGAAAGCTCTGCAATCTGCATGCAGCATGAATCTGCCACAACACAACACAGGGTCCCTCTATCTTATGTAAGTACATAATTTTGTCTAGAacccttttttcttcttctgtatGAAAGGACAATGTACATGTCTGCTTTCATGTTCAGAGAGTGAGAGAATTTGTTTATGCCTAATTGGGATTACTTTTTTGAAGAATTCTCTAGATTTGGTTGTGTAAGAAATAGATACAACATTGAGCACACCAAAACCAAAATACCACTCAATTATACTTAAGTTTCAGTACatcagaaacaaaaaaaaaggggaagataatttattctataatctatgcacaccaaaaacaaacaaataagaaTCTAGGTTCCAACTAATTAATGAAAATCCTTTATTACACACTTCTTTTCCCTTTGCaacttttctctttgtttttgttcattATATGTAGTAGGAAAGGCGATATGCCAATGTATACATATGCGCAAGATGACTAATGATAACACACCAGGCTCTGTACATAAaaaaaggcaaaatgctggattGGAGAAAAACAAACCCAGAATAATGTGAAAAGAAGACAAACCAAAGAATCACACTCTAAAAGCACACTGATTTTTGGTGCCATTATCTAGGAGGTAACCCTTGAGTGAAGGGAAGGATGTTGTTAGATATGTTGAAGATGGCAAGAACATACCATTAGATTCTTGCCAAGGGTATGCCTTTCAAAGTTTTAGGGCAGGATAAAATTGAAATGTTTCTCAAACTAGGCAAAGAAGGATGTCAAGGATTCAGAAAGGGGAAAATAACCTATGGATATTGGGATCTAGGATTGTAAACTGTCTAGTAGGGCTCTTTTGCAGGGTGGCAGTTGTGATGGTTGAGCACTTGGGTTGAGAGATGGAGACTCCACTCCTAGTGTTTTCCTTAAGAAGTTCCTTTCCTGAAAGAAGTTCAAGAACAAATGGTTAGTCTAGCTTCAAACTTTGATAAATTGGAATGCATGACAAGAAAAAGGGTAACGACTAATTGGCTAATTGCTCATAGCAAGTATACAGATGAAACTAATTAGGAGGAGATAACAAAATATGCTTCATGGCTATGTAGTTGACCTATGTTTTGGATGTTGTCTTCATCTGCATCAGAACGGACCTAGAAACTAGAAAGTAGCAATTTATTCTTTATTGATAACTTTGGATCTATAATCTGCTTACTGCAGTTAAAACATGATTTGATTCCACTGATCCAACACCACACCTAAATTGCACTGCATTATCATGTTACTGCTGGAATGGATAATTTAATAGCTTTCTCGAAGTCCTTCTTCTGATTCATATTGATTATTGATATTGTAGGAACATTGGTTCAGTTGGGTTTCCTAATATATAATGTTATTAACAATATATTAATACTTGTTAGTTGTTACTATTACTGTGATAGTATTTCTGTTGGTCTTAAAATTGTTTAATCCCAAGGTGTTTGGGTAACTTACACTTTCCGAAAATTGTGGGCTGGGAATCCCTGCAGCCAAAGATCTGAATATCGGAGTTACTTGAACAGGGGAACCAAACTCCACTCTTGATGAGGCAGAAACAGCGCTATCATTGTTTATTTGTTCTTCCGAATTCGGCAGCATATCTACTATGGAAATATGTATATCTTATTAGCATTTTGGTTCATTAAAATGATAAGGGTATTAATACATGAAGGAGAAAAAgtaatatactttagaaaaatgaTAGAATTTTCATTCTTAATAATGAATTATGTTACCTTGATCCAGGGTTGCAGTAACTAGAACACCTCTCTCACATCCATCTACTTCTTTCTTATCTTCAATTTGTGTGGTTTTCATTTCAGTTTCTATATCCCGGTGTGAAGAGTGTTCTATAATGTCACCAGCTGAGAGAGGGAGGATAGTTGATCCTGTACTGTATTCAGAACTGGCTGGAGAGTCTTCATACAGATCCATTTGCCTgaatcatattaaaaaaatattagtcttCTTGTTAAGCATAcaagaaattatatttttaaagtcTTTAAAGTACCTCCAACATGGCTGGCCTCCCTCGTCACTACTCAAGTCTTCAACCATATTTTTTAAGATCAGCAAGCTTTAAACCTTGAATCTTGCATTTCGGGTTGTTTGCTTCTTTGGTTCGGTTCAAAAACTCTTGAAGAACCTAGCACCAATCCAAAGTAGTGTCAGTTGAACTCTACAAAGTAATAGCATTTCTCATATCTGCTCAAGAATGACAGTTACTTCAGACTTCTTAAAGGCAAGGTCAACTTCCTTTAATGATTCATGTCTCTTGCCATCTTCATGACTAGAGAAATGCCTAGTACTTTACAGTTACATTTTGATGCTACAAATGTGACTTCTATGATTCTGCTTTGGTTCTGTTGATGCTGAACTTTTATTAGAGACTAGAAATATGTTGTCTCTATAGAGGCTGTGCTCATGAAACCAACTACATATTTCAATTATGACAAAAACATAACGTGCTCaatgctcaaaatcaaaacaaTACAGGCCAAGAGATTATGGAGGTTCACCTTCCACGTGTTTTCAAGACTTTGGTCCATGTCCTCTGTATCAATATTTTGAGCTAGTGAGCTCAGCAACTCTGCTTGTTGCATTAATGCATCTATTTTTGGGTCATCCCTTTTTAGGAATGTTCCTTGAGTTTTATTATTTTGAGCTGCAAAGGCATAATAAACCAGTTTAATATTAGAATAGGAGGATGGCCAAAGTTACATTTGCTGAACATCTTAACTGCAACTTGTTTTATGCTTTAGGTTTCAAAACTTGAGAATCATGTTATGTATGTAACTAATAAAATTCAATTTGGAGATAGTTACCAGAACTACTAAACTTGGCATTGCAAATTTGAAGCTCGTCTAGCAAATTGTTTATgttttgtgagttttgagctaaTACTGCGAATGGTGTCCTTGGATGCTGATTTATCGAAGTTCCATTTCGCAAATGTGATCTATCTCCAAACTTGATCTTCCCTCCATCATCTGTGATATGAGCCCTCCTGCATTACAATAGGAGAATATTTTAGCATCATTCTTTGTAAATTTGTGTATTGGGATTCATAAACCGTACTTTACCTCATTTTCTTGATAGATATAGCAGATTCTGATGTTGCATCTGTATTATAAGCATGTTGGAAAACAATTTTCTTGTTATTTGAATTGATTTGTAATGAAATGCTGTTCTCTTTAGCTAAAGCTtcatatttttgcttcttcctgcAGAGCGTAGAGAAGCGATTTTTCACAACATTATCCGTTCTGCATACAAAGCATGATCAATAAGATTTGAATGTTCACACAATTTCCATTCTGAATGTGCATGAAGAGGAGAATGACTTTTGTTACCTTCCTGAAACCACTTTCGCTATTTCTGTCCATCTGTTGCCATATAATTTTTGAGCCTGCAAAgaaaattgcaggaaattaaagccACAAAACAGATTTACTGAAATATGGATAGGCTAGAGTAGCAAATCAAGCTTGTTCTGTAGACTTTTTCATTGAAATCCAAGTTCTTAAAGTTGTGTAGATTCCTAATCTTATACAATAAAGTAAGCTTGTTAAACTCCAGTGGAAAATCTAACTTTTGGAGAGAGGAAGCATGGATATACCTCACATAAGAGCATGTCTTCCTCTGGTGACCATCCACCTTTCTTGAAATCAGAATTCAAGTAAGTGTACCATCTGATATTTTATTAGTTACTTAAGAATCAGATtggtaacaacaataataataataacaacaacaacaaagcagaAGATCAAGGAAATTCAAAATACACAATAAGCATTTCAAAATCTCCACCTTCTTCTGCACTGTCTTGTCGTTTTGTCCTTGAATTTAGAAGCAATAATTGCCCAAC contains:
- the LOC140173072 gene encoding transcription factor MYB88-like translates to MDLYEDSPASSEYSTGSTILPLSAGDIIEHSSHRDIETEMKTTQIEDKKEVDGCERGVLVTATLDQVDMLPNSEEQINNDSAVSASSRVEFGSPVQVTPIFRSLAAGIPSPQFSESERNFLRKTLGVESPSLNPSAQPSQLPPCKRALLDSLQS